In Saccharicrinis fermentans DSM 9555 = JCM 21142, a genomic segment contains:
- the uvrA gene encoding excinuclease ABC subunit UvrA, whose product MANAVSKNIQIKGARVHNLKGIDLELPRNKFIVITGVSGSGKSSLAFDTLYAEGQRRYVESLSSYARQFLGRIDKPEVDFIKGIPPAIAIEQKVNTRNPRSTVGTSTEIYDYMKLLFARIGKTISPISGNEVKRHYVSDVVNYITAHDEKSKLVILSNIYIPQGRSCAEHLEVLMKQGFVRVEYNDAFYKIEDILQDQQLLSAGKTFHLVVDRATASKGEDNLSRLADSIQTAFFEGKGECMVRIYVKDQVNTRSFSNRFELDGIEFEEPSEHMFTFNNPVGACRKCEGFGSVIGIDEDLVIPNKSLSVFEDAVACWKGEKMGEYKKMLISAAHRCDFPVHKPYYELSDKERALLWKGNKYFHGIDTFFKHVEEQQYKIQFRVLLSRYRGKTKCPDCNGTRLKKEASNVKVGGRSISELVLMPITELMAFFKHLELTKYEEKVGLRLLREINTRLKFLFEVGLGYLTLNRLSSSLSGGESQRINLATSLGSTLVGSLYILDEPSIGLHSRDTELLIGVLKELKRMGNTVIVVEHDEDIMRAADEIVDIGPGAGRLGGEVVFKGKLDDNANANLSLTHQYLYGAKKIELPASRRNWNNFVEIVGARENNLKNINVKIPLNVLNVITGVSGSGKSSLIKTVLFPAIKKRLGGYADKTGSFDLLGGDIEQIADVEFVDQNPIGKSSRSNPATYLKAYDEIRKLMAAQQASKINGYKASHFSFNIDGGRCEECLGEGTVKVEMQFMADIVLTCESCHGKRFKNDILDVKYKGNNIHDILEMTIEQAIEFFASDATNTEKRIVNKLQPLADVGLGYIKMGQSSSTLSGGESQRVKLASFLAKEKNEPTLFIFDEPTTGLHFNDIKKLLKAFDALIKKGHSLVIVEHNMEIIKSADWVIDLGPEGGDKGGYLVFEGKPEDLVNVDASYTARFLKPYLQ is encoded by the coding sequence ATGGCCAACGCTGTTTCTAAGAACATTCAAATAAAAGGAGCTCGAGTACATAATCTTAAAGGGATTGATCTAGAGCTTCCCCGAAATAAATTTATTGTTATTACTGGTGTTTCCGGGTCTGGAAAGTCATCTCTTGCCTTTGATACACTATATGCTGAAGGACAAAGGCGTTATGTGGAAAGCTTAAGTTCTTACGCCCGACAGTTTTTGGGAAGGATTGACAAACCGGAAGTCGATTTTATTAAGGGAATTCCACCTGCCATCGCAATTGAGCAAAAAGTAAATACCCGAAATCCGCGTTCTACGGTAGGTACTTCTACCGAGATATATGATTATATGAAGCTTTTGTTTGCTCGCATTGGTAAAACAATTTCTCCGATTTCTGGAAATGAGGTGAAGCGTCATTATGTTTCGGATGTGGTCAACTATATTACGGCACATGATGAAAAGAGTAAATTGGTCATTCTGTCCAATATTTATATCCCTCAGGGGAGAAGCTGTGCCGAGCATCTTGAAGTATTGATGAAGCAGGGGTTTGTAAGGGTGGAATACAATGATGCATTTTATAAAATTGAAGATATTCTTCAGGATCAACAATTACTTTCCGCTGGAAAAACATTTCATTTGGTAGTAGATAGAGCCACTGCATCGAAGGGTGAAGATAACCTTTCTCGTTTGGCCGACTCAATTCAAACAGCTTTTTTTGAAGGCAAAGGAGAATGCATGGTTCGTATTTACGTAAAAGATCAAGTGAACACACGCAGCTTCTCCAACCGCTTTGAATTGGATGGTATTGAGTTTGAGGAGCCCAGCGAACATATGTTTACCTTTAATAATCCCGTGGGAGCTTGTCGAAAATGTGAGGGCTTTGGAAGTGTTATAGGTATTGATGAAGATTTGGTGATCCCCAATAAATCTCTTTCTGTCTTTGAGGATGCTGTAGCATGCTGGAAAGGAGAGAAGATGGGTGAATATAAAAAAATGTTGATCTCCGCAGCTCACCGTTGTGATTTTCCAGTACATAAACCATATTATGAACTTAGCGATAAAGAAAGAGCGTTGCTCTGGAAAGGGAATAAGTATTTTCATGGCATAGATACCTTCTTTAAACATGTAGAGGAGCAGCAATACAAAATTCAATTCAGGGTGCTGTTATCTCGTTATCGAGGTAAAACAAAGTGTCCCGACTGCAATGGTACAAGACTTAAAAAGGAGGCTTCGAATGTGAAAGTAGGAGGGAGAAGTATCTCCGAATTGGTACTGATGCCCATCACTGAACTAATGGCTTTCTTTAAACATCTTGAACTTACAAAATATGAAGAAAAAGTAGGTCTCCGTTTACTTAGAGAAATCAATACACGACTAAAATTTTTATTTGAAGTTGGTTTGGGCTATCTTACTTTAAATCGTTTATCATCATCTCTTTCCGGTGGAGAAAGCCAGCGAATCAATCTGGCCACTTCTTTGGGAAGTACATTGGTTGGCTCTCTGTATATTTTGGATGAACCAAGTATTGGCTTGCATTCCAGAGATACTGAATTACTCATTGGCGTGTTGAAAGAATTAAAACGAATGGGTAATACGGTCATTGTAGTGGAGCATGATGAAGATATTATGCGTGCAGCAGATGAGATTGTTGATATAGGACCTGGAGCAGGGCGTCTAGGGGGTGAGGTGGTCTTTAAAGGTAAGTTGGATGATAATGCAAATGCCAACTTGAGTTTGACACACCAATATTTATATGGTGCAAAAAAAATAGAATTACCGGCATCACGAAGAAATTGGAATAATTTCGTGGAAATAGTTGGGGCAAGGGAAAATAACCTCAAAAATATTAATGTGAAAATTCCATTAAATGTTCTTAATGTGATTACGGGGGTAAGTGGTTCCGGTAAATCATCGTTGATCAAAACAGTGCTATTCCCTGCCATAAAGAAGAGATTGGGAGGCTATGCCGATAAAACAGGATCTTTTGATCTATTAGGGGGGGATATAGAACAGATAGCGGATGTGGAATTTGTAGACCAAAACCCCATCGGAAAATCGTCTCGTTCTAATCCTGCAACTTACCTAAAGGCATACGACGAGATACGTAAGTTGATGGCTGCGCAACAAGCATCCAAAATAAATGGTTATAAGGCTTCTCATTTTTCTTTTAATATCGACGGTGGTCGCTGCGAAGAGTGTCTGGGCGAGGGTACGGTGAAAGTGGAGATGCAGTTTATGGCCGATATTGTACTGACATGTGAGAGCTGTCATGGCAAAAGATTTAAGAATGATATTCTGGACGTGAAATACAAAGGAAATAATATTCATGATATTTTAGAGATGACCATTGAACAGGCCATCGAATTCTTTGCCAGCGATGCCACAAATACTGAAAAGAGAATAGTAAATAAGTTACAACCGCTGGCCGACGTTGGCTTGGGATATATAAAAATGGGTCAATCGTCCAGCACGCTCTCTGGTGGTGAAAGTCAGCGGGTTAAGCTGGCCTCGTTTTTAGCTAAGGAAAAAAACGAACCTACTTTATTTATCTTTGATGAACCTACCACCGGACTGCACTTCAATGATATTAAAAAACTCTTAAAAGCATTTGACGCTTTGATAAAAAAAGGGCATTCCTTGGTGATTGTTGAGCATAATATGGAAATTATTAAATCGGCCGATTGGGTGATTGATTTGGGGCCGGAAGGAGGAGACAAAGGAGGATATTTGGTTTTTGAAGGAAAGCCGGAAGATCTGGTGAATGTGGATGCTTCTTATACAGCTCGTTTTTTAAAGCCTTATTTGCAATAG
- a CDS encoding dihydroorotate dehydrogenase-like protein, which produces MTSLNTTYLGLKLKNPIIVSSSGLTNTVEKIQKQVDAGAGAIVLKSLFEEQINHDINREIKAGEGFDYPEAMDYIAGYTQNNSVGEYLQLITDAKNKFDIPIIASINCFSSNQWISFAKQIEEAGADAIELNIHVVNSDKNVEASVIEGLYYSVAENINKVLNIPFSMKIGDNFANIVGVVNKLYALGAKGVVLFNRFYQPDIDINALKLTSASVFSTPDDIRRSLRWVAIVSDKIEQIDISASTGNHDGEAVIKQLLAGASTVQVCSAIYQKGAGVISDMLNELSYWMEEKKFESIDSFQGLMSYRKIKDPAMYERAQFMRYFSNLE; this is translated from the coding sequence ATGACAAGTTTAAATACTACCTATCTGGGACTAAAACTAAAAAACCCAATCATTGTTAGTAGTTCCGGTTTAACCAATACCGTTGAAAAAATTCAGAAACAGGTGGATGCTGGTGCAGGCGCTATTGTTCTAAAATCTCTTTTTGAAGAGCAAATTAATCATGACATTAATAGGGAAATCAAGGCTGGAGAAGGTTTTGATTATCCTGAAGCAATGGATTATATTGCTGGTTACACCCAAAATAATTCCGTTGGAGAATACCTTCAACTTATCACTGATGCAAAAAATAAATTTGATATTCCTATAATTGCAAGCATCAACTGTTTTTCGTCCAATCAATGGATTTCATTTGCCAAACAAATAGAAGAAGCAGGAGCCGATGCTATTGAACTGAATATTCATGTGGTAAATAGCGACAAAAACGTTGAGGCCTCTGTTATCGAAGGTCTTTATTACTCTGTGGCAGAAAATATTAACAAGGTATTAAACATCCCTTTTTCAATGAAAATAGGCGATAACTTTGCTAATATTGTGGGAGTTGTAAATAAATTGTATGCATTGGGTGCTAAAGGCGTTGTATTATTTAACCGTTTTTATCAGCCTGACATTGACATCAATGCGTTAAAATTGACTTCTGCTTCGGTATTTAGCACTCCTGATGACATCCGAAGATCGTTACGATGGGTTGCCATTGTATCTGACAAGATAGAACAAATAGATATTTCAGCCTCCACAGGTAATCATGACGGAGAAGCCGTTATCAAACAATTATTAGCAGGTGCATCTACTGTGCAGGTTTGTTCTGCTATTTATCAAAAGGGAGCCGGAGTAATTTCAGATATGCTCAATGAATTATCGTATTGGATGGAAGAAAAGAAATTTGAGTCCATCGATTCATTCCAAGGATTAATGAGTTATAGGAAAATAAAAGATCCAGCTATGTACGAAAGAGCTCAATTTATGAGGTATTTTTCGAACCTGGAATAA
- a CDS encoding YggS family pyridoxal phosphate-dependent enzyme, whose protein sequence is MAIAENLNNIKSSLPDSVTLVAVSKTKPNSDIMEAYDAGQRIFGENKVQDLTKKYEELPKDIQWHFIGHLQSNKVKYIAPFVSLLHGVDSLKLLSTINKEAQKNNRIIKCLLQFHIAEEDSKFGFSINEVDALIEDNTIEKFEHIEICGVMGMATNTDNNEQVAREFSMLTNIFDQLQKKYFNCHPNFKEISMGMSGDYKIAIQQGSTMVRIGSSIFGQRNYH, encoded by the coding sequence ATGGCAATTGCAGAGAATCTAAACAACATTAAATCCTCCCTACCCGATTCAGTAACACTGGTAGCTGTATCCAAAACAAAGCCCAATAGCGATATAATGGAAGCTTATGATGCCGGGCAGCGGATTTTTGGAGAAAACAAAGTACAAGATTTAACCAAAAAATACGAAGAACTGCCCAAAGACATTCAATGGCATTTTATTGGCCATCTGCAAAGCAATAAGGTAAAATACATTGCTCCATTTGTGAGTCTATTACACGGAGTGGATTCACTGAAGCTTTTATCTACCATTAATAAAGAGGCCCAAAAGAATAATAGAATTATAAAATGTCTGCTACAATTTCACATAGCCGAAGAGGACAGTAAATTTGGGTTCTCCATTAATGAAGTAGATGCGTTAATAGAAGATAATACCATCGAAAAATTTGAACATATTGAGATTTGTGGAGTAATGGGCATGGCTACCAACACAGATAATAATGAACAGGTAGCAAGGGAATTTTCGATGTTGACAAATATTTTTGACCAACTCCAAAAGAAGTATTTTAACTGCCATCCTAATTTCAAAGAGATATCAATGGGAATGTCAGGCGATTACAAGATAGCTATTCAACAAGGAAGTACCATGGTACGCATTGGCAGCTCAATATTTGGCCAACGAAACTATCATTGA
- a CDS encoding DUF1015 domain-containing protein, whose amino-acid sequence MATVKPFKGLRPPQNIASKLACLPYDVMNRQEAAKMAEGKPESLLHITRSEIDCSADTDIHSQEVYDKSIYNFQMFQEKGWLFQEKEARFYIYAQTMDGRTQYGIVGAASVDDYLNGIIKKHELTRNEKEKDRMVHVKINNANIEPVFFTYPNVQEIDDIVEYYVKNNTPEYDFVAEDGFGHHFWVIRNSATNQRIEELFATKVPATYVADGHHRTAAAALVGQEKRLQNPRHRGDENYNYFLAVHFPDNQLKIIDYNRVVKDLHGLSNQEFMARLRECFEISRASKAIIKPNKLHEFTMYLNGNWYKLNAKAGTYNDNDPIGVLDVTILSELVLDNILGIKDLRTDNRIDFVGGIRGLGELSRRVDSGEMKVAFAMYPVSMQQLIDIADTGNIMPPKTTWFEPKLRSGLVIHKLD is encoded by the coding sequence ATGGCTACAGTAAAACCCTTTAAAGGCCTTCGTCCACCACAAAACATTGCCAGCAAATTGGCATGTTTGCCTTATGATGTTATGAACCGTCAGGAAGCAGCAAAGATGGCGGAAGGAAAACCAGAATCGTTGTTACATATTACCCGGAGCGAAATAGATTGTTCGGCCGATACGGACATTCACTCTCAGGAGGTATATGACAAGTCGATTTATAATTTCCAAATGTTTCAGGAAAAAGGTTGGTTATTTCAGGAAAAAGAAGCCCGGTTTTATATATATGCGCAAACAATGGACGGACGTACGCAATATGGTATTGTTGGTGCTGCCTCGGTTGATGATTATTTAAATGGCATCATTAAAAAGCACGAATTAACCCGTAACGAGAAGGAAAAAGACCGTATGGTTCATGTAAAAATAAACAATGCCAATATCGAACCTGTTTTTTTTACCTATCCTAACGTACAAGAAATAGATGACATCGTTGAATATTATGTAAAAAACAACACCCCCGAGTATGATTTTGTTGCAGAAGATGGTTTTGGGCATCATTTTTGGGTTATCAGAAACAGTGCTACAAATCAACGCATAGAAGAACTTTTTGCTACAAAAGTTCCTGCCACCTATGTGGCCGACGGACACCACAGAACAGCAGCAGCAGCGCTCGTTGGTCAAGAGAAAAGGCTGCAAAACCCCAGGCACCGAGGAGACGAAAATTACAACTATTTTTTGGCAGTTCATTTTCCTGACAATCAATTAAAAATAATTGATTACAACAGGGTTGTAAAAGATTTACACGGACTGTCCAATCAAGAGTTTATGGCGCGACTTAGAGAATGTTTTGAAATAAGCAGAGCTTCCAAAGCAATTATAAAGCCCAATAAACTTCATGAGTTCACCATGTACCTAAATGGTAACTGGTACAAGCTAAATGCTAAAGCAGGCACTTACAATGACAATGATCCCATTGGGGTTTTGGATGTTACCATTCTTTCAGAATTGGTACTAGATAATATACTAGGGATAAAAGACTTACGTACAGACAATCGAATTGATTTTGTTGGAGGTATACGAGGCTTGGGAGAACTATCACGCAGGGTAGACAGTGGAGAAATGAAGGTAGCCTTTGCTATGTATCCAGTATCCATGCAACAACTCATTGATATTGCAGATACGGGTAATATCATGCCACCCAAAACCACCTGGTTTGAACCGAAACTACGTTCAGGCTTAGTAATTCATAAATTAGATTAA